CTGCGGCTTTGTCCGCATCGTCCTCTATCGCTTCAGCACTGATGACCACCGCCGACCGGGCGATACGGGGGTGCTGGAGGCGCGTCCGCAAAACGATAGTGCCGCCCAGTCCGGCGCCGACAAGGTGGGCGCGGGTGTCATCGAGCGCGTGCATGATCGCAATGACGTCGCTGACGTACTGATCCCATCGGTGCAACGTCGGGTCGGGACAACGCGATGCTCCGTATCCTCGAATGTCAGGCAACGCAACGCGATACCGGCCAGCGAGCCGGTCAGCAAGCGGTCGCATGCTGTAGTGATCCGGACCCCCACCATGAAGCATGATGATCAGTTCGCCGCGGCCGACGACCTCCCCCATGAGGGGCCAGCCATCATCTCCGACGTGTAACGCGCGCACCACCAACTGATTCCTCCGTCGTTCCGGGATAGCGCTACGCGCGTCGACACCACACCAGCGGCCCCGGAAAGTAGCCCTTGAAGCATACCCCCAAGGGGTATATGCTCTCTTACGTATACCCGGTAGGGGTATCTACACCCGTCGAGGATAAGGAGATCGGTGATGAGCACGAGCACGTACGCCGTCGCAGGGATGACTTGCGGACATTGCGAGCTCTCGGTGCGCGAAGAGGTCAGCGAGGTCGCCGGAGTTGAAGACGTCGAAGTTAGCGCCAAGACCGGCATCCTGATCGTGACGTCGAGCCGTCCCGTCGACGACGCGCAGATCCTCAACGCCGTCGACGAGGCCGGCTACTCGGCGGTGCGTGTCGCATGAACGCCGCGGGGCGATTGACAGCGTTTGGTGCAGGACTGGCAGTGGCGTTCACGGCTGCATACGTCACCGCCGCAGCGGTCGTCCCTGATACCACGGCGACAATTGCCCAGGCCCAAACTTCCGATGCTGCAGCGGATCACAGCGCGCCGCTGACCGAGCAGACGTCGCCAGTCGTTCCCTTCGCCGATCCGCCGGGGTTGTCGTTGGCCGAAGGCGGATATGTCCTGAGCCCGGTGCGGTCCCCCAGCGCACCCGACGATCGTGGAACGTTGAGCTTCACCATCGTCGACCCGGGCGGCACGCCGCTGCTGGACTACGCGACCGTGCACGACAAGCAGCTGCACCTCATCGTGGTCCGTTCCGACGGCCAGCACTTCGCCCATGTGCACCCATGGCTGGACGCGGCCACCGGCACGTGGTCAACGCCGTGGACGTGGAACGCCGCCGGCACCTACCGCGTGTTCACCGACTTCCAACCCGCAGGGGCGGGCAGCGCCAAACTCACCCTCACCCGAACCGTGCAGGTGGCCGGTGTGTTCGTCCCGGCGGTGCCGAGTGCCACACGCACCGTGGATGAAATCGCCGGATACACCGTGAAACTCGACGGTGCACTCACCGCGGGCGTCTCCCGCCAACTCACCGCGACAGTCACGCGCGACGGCCGGCCGGTGATGACCATGCAGCCCTACCTGGGGGCTTACGGCCATCTCGTTGCCTTGCGTGAGGGAGACCTGGCGTATCTGCATGTGCACCCTGAGGGGGCCGAGCCGGTACCGGGCGGCACCGGTGGGCCTGCGGTGTCGTTCGCGGCGACCGCACCCACTGCCGGGCGCTACCTGCTCTACCTCGACTTCAAAGTCCAGGACACCGTGCACACCGCCAGCTTCGTCGTCGACGCCGCACCCGGTGGCGCCAACGAGCCCGCGCCAGAGCCGTCGCGTGACGCCGGCCATGCCGGCGGGCACTGAGCTATCCCGTCCGAATCAGAAACTGAAAGGCAGTGGCTTCATGACGACATCGACACCGGTGTCTGGCTCGAGTGTGGAACTCCGCATCGGGGGAATGACCTGCGCCTCCTGCGCCAACCGCATCGAGCGCAAGCTCAACAAGCTCGACGGCGTGGCCGCGACAGTCAATTACGCGACGGAAAAGGCCACCGTCACGGTGCCTGACGGATACGATCCGGCGCTGCTGATCGCCGAGGTGGAGAAGACGGGCTACACCGCCGCGCTCCCGACACCGGGCACGCCGATGCCCTCCGACACATCCGGTGACACCCCGCACGCCGTGGACACCCCCGACCCCGAACTGGCGTCGCTGCGGCACCGCCTGAGGGCCTCGGCCGTCCTGACGGTGCCGGTCGTCGCGATGGCGATGATCCCGGCGCTGCAGTTCACGTACTGGCAGTGGGCGTCGCTCACGCTGGCGGCCCCCGTCGTCGTGTGGGCAGCCTGGCCATTCCACCGGGCCGCCTGGGCCAATCTGCGCCACGGCACCGCGACCATGGACACCCTCATTTCCCTGGGCACCGTATCGGCATTCCTATGGTCGCTGTATGCGCTGTTTCTGGGCAGCGCCGGCACCCCAGGTATGAAGCATCCCTTCGTATTCACCCTGGCACCGTCGCACGGCTCCGCCAACATCTACCTCGAAGTCGCCGCCGGCGTAACCACGTTCATCCTGGCCGGACGCTACTTCGAGAAGCGGTCCAAACGGCAGGCCGGAGCGGCACTACGAGCCCTGCTCGACCTGGGCGCCAAAGACGTATCCGTCCTGCGCGACGGGGCGGAAACGAAGATCGCCATCGAAGAACTCGTGGTTGGCGACGAGTTCATAGTCCGTCCGGGGGAGAAGATCGCCACCGACGGCGTGGTGGTGTCCGGTTCCTCGGCTGTCGACGCCTCGATGCTGACCGGCGAAGCGGTACCCGTGGAAGTCGCTGCCGGAGACACCGTGGTCGGTGCCACCGTCAACGCCGGCGGCCGCCTGCTGGTGCGGGCCACTCGCGTCGGCTCGGACACCCAGTTGGCCCAGATGGCCCAGCTGGTCGAACGCGCCCAGACCGGCAAGGCCGAAGTGCAACGCCTGGCCGATCGCATTTCCGGCGTCTTCGTACCGATCGTCATCGCGATCGCGCTGATCACCCTCGGCGCCTGGCTGGGCGCGGGATTCTCAGTCGCCGCCGCGTTCACCGCAGCGGTCGCGGTCCTCGTCATCGCCTGCCCCTGCGCCCTCGGGCTGGCCACGCCCACCGCCCTGCTCGTGGGCACCGGTCGCGGCGCACAAATCGGCGTGCTGATCAAAGGTCCCGAGGTGCTCGAATCCACTCGCAAGGTTGACACCGTGGTGCTGGATAAGACCGGAACCGTCACCACCGGCAAAATGACGCTGGTCGATGTCATTACAACGCCGGAAACCGAACGCGCGGAGTTGCTTCGACTGGCCGGCGCCCTGGAGAACGCCTCCGAGCACCCCATTGCCCAAGCCGTCGCCGCCGCGGCGGCCGAGGAACTCCACGCCTTGCCCGTTCCGCAGGACTTCGCGAATGTCGAAGGTAAAGGCGTCCACGGCATCGTGGATGGACACGCCGTCGTCGTTGGGCGCGAATCACTTCTGGCCGACTGGGCGCAACACCTCAGCCCAGATCTGTCCCACGCCAAGACCCGCGCGCAGGCCCAGGGAAAGACGGTGGTAGCGGTCGGGTGGGACGGGCAGGCGCGCGGTGTACTCGTCATCGCTGACACCGTGAAACCGACAAGCGCACAGGCAATCTCGCAGATGCGCGACATAGGGCTGACCCCCGTGTTGCTCACCGGCGACAACGAAGCCGTCGCTCGGCAGATCGCCGCCGAAGTCGGCATCGACGACGTCATCGCCGAAGTCATGCCCGAAGGCAAGGTTGACGTCATCGCCCGCCTCCAAGCCGAAGGCAAGACGGTCGCCATGGTCGGCGACGGAGTCAACGACGCGCCCGCCCTCGCCCAAGCCGACCTCGGTCTGGCGATGGGCACCGGCACCGACGTCGCCATCGAGGCCTCCGACATCACCCTGGTGCGCGGTGATCTGCGCAGCGCCATTGACGCGATCAGGCTGTCCCGCGAAACACTGTCGACGATCAAAACCAACCTGTTCTGGGCGTTCGCCTACAACGTCGCAGCGATCCCCGTCGCAGCACTGGGCATGCTCAATCCGATGCTGGCCGGAGCCGCAATGGCATTCTCCAGCGTCTTCGTGGTGGGCAACAGCCTGCGCCTGCGCCGCTTCACAACCACTTCCGCCGACACCACCAGTTAAATCACCGCCATCTGTGAGGAGAACCAATGTCCGACATTCAGAACTCCACGTCCGGCTGCTGCTGCAGCGGCACAGCCGACAAAATCGATACCTCAGCCATCGACCCTACGGTAAGAAACCTGCTTGACCTCGGATCGCAGAACGAGACCACCTGCCCTGTAATGCCCGGCACGCCGGTGAACAAGACGGTCGCCGAAGCGGCGGGACTATTCCGTGACTACCGCGGTCGGCGTTACTGGTTCTGCTGCAAGGGATGCGGACCACGGTTCGACCGGGACCCCGACAAGTATGCCGCCGTCGCATGACCGCGACCCTCGTCGCGCACTCCTCGCCGGACACCCGAAGTTAGTCACCACCACGCACAAGGAAAGCGTCATGACCCACGCCGACAACACCAGGCACTGCCCATCAACAGGCACCACCCACCACGGCTACATCACCGATAAAGACAAATACCTCAAGCGGTTGAAGCGCATCGAAGGCCAAGCCCGCGGCATCAGCAGAATGATCGAAGAGGAGCGATACTGCATCGACATCCTGACCCAAACAGACGCGCTCACCAAAGCCCTCCAAGGCGTCGCGCTGGCACTGCTTGACGACCATCTTCGCCACTGCGTCCGTGACGCCGCCGCCACCGGCGGACCGGCCGCTGACGCCAAACTCACAGAAGCCTCTGAAGCCATCGCCCGCTTGGTGCGTTCCTAACACCCACATCATCAATGCGCGTCGACTGAAACGCGAAGTCCCCTAAGGAAAGAACATGACAAACCGCGATGATCACGGCGTAGCAACATCCCACCCCGACAGGCAGGCCCACCACCAATTCCCCAGCGGACACCCTGACACCCACCCACACGGTGAACACCACGGTCATGAGAATCACACCGGCCACACCGGCCATAGTGGCCACGGCGGTGACCACGTGGCTCAATTCCGCAAACTCTTCTGGATCAACCTGATCATCGCCATACCGGTCGTCGCGTTCTCAACCATGTTCGCGATGCTGCTCGGTTACGACGTCCCCGACTTCCCCGGCGCACGCTGGATCGCGCCGCTGCTCGGGACAGTGATGTACGTCGTCGGTGGCCGCCCCTTCCTCACCGGTGCGCTGAACGAGATCCGTTCCCGCAAACCAGGAATGATGCTCCTGATCGGGTTAGCGATCACCGTCGCCTTTTTCGCGTCCTGGGGCGCGAGCTTGGGCCTGCTCCACCACGAGCTGGAGTTCTGGTGGGAACTCGCACTTCTCATCGTCATCATGCTGCTCGGTCACTGGGTAGAAATGCGCTCGCTGGCCCAGACCACCTCAGCGCTGGACTCACTGGCCGCACTACTTCCCGACGAAGCCGAGAAGATCGACGGCGACCGCACCGTCACCGTCTCGCCGGCCGACCTGAACGTCGGCGATGTCGTTGTAGTGCGACCCGGCGGCAGCATCCCTGCCGACGGCAAGATCGTCGATGGACGCGCCGACATGGACGAGTCCATGGTGACCGGCGAATCCCGGCCCGTTACCCGCGGCGTCGGGGATCCCGTCACAGCCGGCACCGTCGCCACCGATTCCGGGCTTCGGGTCGAGATCACCGCCACCGGCGACGACACCGCCCTAGCAGGAATCCAACGCCTGGTCACCGAAGCGCAGAATTCGTCCTCGCGTGCCCAGCGCCTCGCTGACAAGGCCGCCGGCTGGCTGTTCTGGTTTGCCCTGATCACCGCCGCGATCACCGCGGCGGCATGGACGATCGTCGGCGACCCCGATGCCTCGGTGGTGCGAGCGATCACCGTGCTGGTCATCGCTTGCCCTCATGCGCTGGGCCTGGCGATACCACTGGTCGTGTCCATCGCCACCGAACGCGCCGCCAGAGGCGGCGTCTTGATCAAAGACCGGCTGGCCCTGGAAGGTATGCGCACTGTCGACGCCGTGCTGTTCGACAAGACCGGCACCCTGACCAAAGGCGAACCCACCGTCACCGCCGTCGAGGCGTCCGGAGACGACGACGGCGACACCGTGCTCGCGCTCGCCGCAGCCGCCGAGACCGACAGTGAACACCCCCTGGCGCGGGCCATCGTGAAAGCCGCCGAGGATCGGGGCTTAACCGTACCGCGCGCCAACGGCTTCTCATCCTCTCCTGCCGTCGGTGTGACCGCAACGGTCGACGGGCACGAAATCCGAGTAGGCGGCCCCCGACTCCTCGAAGAAGTCGGCGCCCAGGAGGTTCCCGCGGCCACCGCGTGGCGCGACGAAGGCGCCATCATTCTGCACGTCATCCGCGACGGAAAGGTGCTCGGCGGCCTGCGCTTGGCCGACGAGATCCGCCCCGAATCCCGCGAAGCCGTCGATGCGCTTCACAAGCTCGGCGTGCACGTCGTCATGATCACCGGCGACGCCGAAGCCGTCGCCAATAGTGTCGGCCATGAACTGGGCATCGACCGGGTGTTCGCGGGGGTGCGCCCCGAAGACAAGGCGTCGAAAGTTGCTGCCCTGCAACACGAGGGCAAGAAGGTTGCCATGGTCGGCGATGGAGTCAACGATGCCCCCGCCTTGGCGCAGGCCGATGTCGGTATCGCCATCGGTGCCGGCACTGACGTCGCCATTGCTTCCGCCGGTGTCATCCTGGCCAGTTCCGACCCCCGCTCGGTGCTGTCGGTCATCGAGCTGTCCCGCGCCAGCTACCGCAAGATGAAACAGAATCTCTGGTGGGGCGCCGGGTACAACCTCATCTCAGTGCCCCTGGCTGCTGGCGTGCTGGCACCCATCGGCATCGTGCTGCCCATGTCGGTCGGCGCCATCCTCATGTCACTGTCAACGATCGTCGTCGCGCTCAACGCGCAACTTCTGCGCCGCCTCGATTTGGCGCCCGAGGCGAGCACCCGTGCCGTTCTCAACCGTTAGGAGACGGCCCGCCATGTGGAGCATCCGGCGACCATGTGAAGTTCGAATCGCCGCTCCCAACCAAGTGGAGCTTCGCACGAAGATGAGCGAATGCAGTCGCCGGTCGAAGTTCTCGGTTATCCGTCGACCGCCGGTACCTTCGGATGCGCCGTAGACGGCGTGTAGCTGATCGACAAGCCGCCCAGTCGGAGCCGGGAAGCGGAGCAAGGAGCGCCAGTGACCGACCTCGCCACTGTCGAAAATTCGATTCGACGACGGTCGTTCGGCAACCCTGTCGACGCTCGATAGCAGCGGCAACCCCCACGCAACGGCCGTCACGTACGCAGCGGCCGGTGAAGGCACAAACCTGACGTTGTACATCACGACCCGGACTACGAACATCAAGGTGAGAAACATTCGACGACGACCACAGGTAGCCTTCGTCATTCCCGTGCCGCACCGCTTTCTCCCCATGATGCCGCCGGCAGCTATCCAATTCGCGGGGTCGGCCGAAATACTGAACCACGAAAACGCCGACGCGCGAGGGGCATTCCATGCGGACTGGTTCCTCCGTCGCATTCTCGTCGCCGAGGAGCGCATCGTCTCTCAGAGTGCTGAGCTGTGCTTCATCGCGGTCCGGCCGAGGCGATGGTTATCCACCTACGGCATCGGAATGTCGGCCCTCGACATCCTGCGTCATCCGGGCGACGCCATCGGGCGGGCAGACCTGACGGGCGGAAACTAGCCGTCAGGCCGTGGATTGGCCACTCAGGCGTAGGTCAATGCACATGGTCGTGGTCTTGGTGGTCGTCTAGCGGCGTCGCTGCCGGAAGCGGCTCGCTGATGGGCACGGGCGTAGCCTGCTCAGGCGCGCCGCCAGAGCCAGCGCCAGGCGCAGGAGCTTCGACTGGGCGCACGGCAGGCGGGGGAGACGTCGGCTCCGGATCGTGATTGTCATGGTCGTCGACGTGTTCTGCACTGGTTCCGTGACCATCGGAGGCGGGCTCCCCAGCGGGCGCTGCAGGGGATGGTTCAGGATGGCTGTGATGGTCGTCAGTCTGCCCTGCACCAGGTCCGTGGTGATGAGCCCCTGCTTCAGCGCCGGCTGGGGCGTGGTGGCCGTGCCGTAGACCAGAGGCAGCGCCCACTGTGGACGCCAACGTGACGATCCCAATCGCGCCCAGGAGCACCATGGCACTGCCGAAGGCGGGCACCGGTTCTCCTTGAAGGCCGCGGTGCCAGACCCAGCCAGCGCCCATGACGACATAGATCTGAAGCAGCAACGCGCATAGGTCCGCGGCTTGGATCAGTTCGGCTTGACCGGCGTGGGGCCCGAGCGGCGCTCCCGCGGTTCTCGACACGGACCAAAGCGCAATAACGGCAAGGTTGACCATGATGCCAAGGGCCAGCACCGGGGTGGTGGTACGGGTGAGTACTAGCCGCGCCCACAACAGTTGGAACAGCGCGATGCCAGCGAAAAACAGGCCCGCTGGCATCCATTCCTGCCAGTGGGCGGGAACGACGGCGAAATGGATGACAGAAGCGCCTAGTGAGGCGAGCGCGGCAAGCCGAGCCGCTAACCGGCTGTCGGTCTTCTTCGCTGTCCTAGGCGCCACCGAACCAGGATGACAGCGCCACCCTCGACACTGGCGGCATGAGGCCACATCTCAATACGAACGAGATTCATTCGTCATCAACTACTGCCGCCCTACGTAGATGGCTCGATGCGACCCTTGGTCTGCGCGTCTCAACCCTCGCCGTTCGGCGATAACCAACACCGGCTTCTCTTGAGACCTCGCCGATGCGGCAGTAGCGCACGTCGCTGTTCGCGTCCGGAAACGGCTCAGATTGTCGCCGGGACTACGCGTGTCACTGTGTCCTGGTGCGCAGTCGTATTTGCAGTTGTTGACGAACGTCCTGGTGGATATCAGCACGAATGGTTGGGGCAACTTCAAGTGTCGCCGCCAGTCCGTAGCGAATTGGTGCCGCCAGGCGTCCTACGTCGACGCGACAGTCGACGTTGATCTCCAGCGCATCGCTGGCAGTGAACACGACGGCCCGCTGACCTTCAAGAATCTCGTGTTGAACCGTACCGTTGCGGGACACGCGCGCTTCAGCTTCCAGGCGCTCGACTCCCAGTGGCTGACGCGGCGGCTCGAAAGATAAACGGGCCATACGATGTCGGCGCGTCGCTGTGTTGACCGGGGAAAGCCAGGCCAGGGTTATCGTCAGCCGTCGCCAGTCGGTCGTCGCAGCCAGGCTGGCCGGCAGAGGCAGTGCAAATGTCTGGCGTTGGTCGGCTGTGATGGACCCGGCGCCGAGGAGGAGAACTCTGTTGGTCGCGGCTGTGACGATCCGTTCGGCGTCGATGGCGCCGTAGCCAAGTAGCTGAGAGATGTCACGACGGTTGAGATCGGCGCCGCCGCCTATGGTGCGGGTCAGCCCCTCGCGTATGGCGCCCCAGGATGCGGCGTGAACAAGCAAAGCCTTGGCAAGCACAGGATGGTATTCGGCGGTGGCGAACGGTGGTTCGCCGTCGGCGGACTGTAGGGCTTCAAGCACATCGAAGATGTGGTCGGCGGTGCGCGTCGCGAGGGCGGTGGCATTGCTGGTTCCGTGCAGATAGGCCGTTCCGTTGAGCGCGCCGCCGTGTCCGGGTGCGGCGACGCGCATACCGGGGCCGGTGATCGTTGTTTCCGCCGGATACAAGGTCGTGGTTCCTTCGGCCGAAGGCGGACGCTGGTGCAGACTTCGACCGCCGGGCAGCAGTATCTCCGGTTTTACCGAGTTGCGGTGGCCGAAACCCACGGGACTGTAGAGCGCGGGCATTCCCGCGTCGGCGCTGTCGAGCACCGTGTCGCTGGTTGGGGTGGTCGCGGCGTCTGCATGCAGGGCTCCCACGGAGATGACGTTCACCGCCTCAGCGGGGGAGAGGAGTCGTCGACGGCGCGCCTGCGCGTACATGGCGGTGCCCACCGCGCGCCGTAGTTCGGATACATCGAGCAGCGCTGCTGCGGGGATGTCGGCATCAATGGGATGGTTGCCCGCGCTGACCAGGATCAGCACGTTGTACGTGTGGGCGAGCCAATCCAACAATTTCGCTAGGGGGCTGATTCGGCGTACGAACATCTGGATGGGGTCGCCGATGGACAAGTTGACGATTCTCACGCTGAGAGCCGCAGGATCGTGTTGGCCGTGTCGCTCGAACAGGCGTCGAAAGGCTTCGTGGATGAGGTCGACTAATAGCCGGTCCCTCAGCACGGTTTCGCCTTGGCCACTGAATGGGTGTGGCTGCATGATCGGCCGCACGTACACGCGGCGCTGTGTTGATTCGCCGGGAGCGTTGAGGTCGCCGTGGCAAATCAGCGACGCCATGGCGGTGCCGTGCTGCATCTGTGATGCGGTATAGGACGCAGCGATCTGGTCAGGATCGTCGATGATCAGACGTTCGGAGAGGACGATGTGACCGGCCATCGGCAGGCCATCGAGCAGGGCGATCCGTGGACGTCGGTCGACGGGCTTCACCGAAAACACCTCGGGCTCAACAGGTTCGTCGGAGGGCGCTGCTGACGGAAAGGTCATCGGCCGTGCCGGGGACACATACATGATGGTGTCGGTAGTCAACAGTGCGATCGCGTCGGGCCCGCGATCAAGGACCGCTTCGACCTGACTGTAGGGGATATCAGCGAGAATGGCGTGATAGCCGATGCCGGTGAGTGTCGATTGAGTGATGACTTGGCCGCCGGCTGCGGTGATGAGTTCCCGCACAGTCGTTTCGGCAACCGCCCGGCGGGCGGCATCGCGGCGGAACCACAGCTCGACTTCGACGCGGGCCGTGGTAGCTGACTGTCCCACGACGGCGACGTCTTCGCGCCAGCGCTCCAGCAGACCGGTCTCACGGACCCGATCTTGGGGTCCCCAGCGCCTCACCTCGCGCAACAGCGAAAAGACCTCGCGTAAGGGCGCTAACCCGAAAGGCATTGCTGCATCGCGGTTCTCCTGCCATCGCGCGAAGAGGGTGAGGAGCTCAACGACGGCCTGGCTGTTCGACATCACAACATAGAAACTGTCGGTCACGGCATCGTCGCTCGGTTCGCCATCGCGTACGGCGTGGAAGTCGTCGTCGGCTGCGAACTCGTCGCCATCAACTTCGAGGAGGAACTCCAGGCCGGGCACACGGGCTGCGGCTCGCGCGAACTCGGCTACGGGTGCGGCGAGGTCGAAGACCACCACAAGCTCGGGATCGGCTTCACTGGTGTCACCGTCCACGTCGACGCGCCCAGCCTGCAGAGCCTCTTGGAGAGCGGCGAACTGTGGTGCTAGCCGCTGCCCTTGCCGGGCCGGTTCCGGTCCGGCGATGCGAGTTCCAGGAAAGCGGGGCGCGCCGGTAGGTATAGGCCCGGTCACCGGGGCGCCGAACGACAGCGGTGGACGCGGAGAGGTCACATCTCCCTTATGGCGTTGCGCTGCTTGAGCCGTTCGCGCACCACATCCTCGACACGGCCATCGGGTAGCGACAACACATAGCGCCGCATGACATCCAGCGCGAACTCCTCAATGTCGGCGTAGCTGGCGCCCGCAAGCTTGTCGGCGAGGGTGCGCGGCGCCATACCGAGGTTCCCGCCGAGCCGCATACGCAGCTGCTCGAGAAAAACCGTGGCCTGTATGCGCGACGGGGGAGGCAGTGTTAACCGCACCTGAAAGCGGCGCCACGCCGCGCGGTCGAGCAGTTCGCCATGGTTGGTCGCGCAGACGGCGACGACGTGGGAGGGCAAGCGATCGATCTGTAGGAGCAACGTCGAAACGACGCGCTTGATTTCGCCGGTTTCGTGCGCGTCGGAGCGCTCCTTTGCGATGGTGTCGAACTCGTCGAAAAAGAGCACGCAGCGCCGAGTCCTTGCGAACTCGAAAACGTGATCGATTCGACTCGTTGTCTCTCCAAGAAAGCTAGATACAACTCCCTCGTAACGCACGGCGTAGAACGGCACCATCAACTCCGCTGCCAACGCTTCTGCAAGCGAGGTTTTACCGTTACCAGGCGGACCTTCCAAAAGGATGCGGTTACGCGGTTCCAGGCCGTGGCTGCGGAGAAGCTCGCTACGGTGATGCTCCTCGATGATCTCGGTCACCGCCGCCGTGACGGCAGGCGCCAGATGCACCTCTGACAATCGCCGCTTAGGCACAATTTCGGTGACCAGATCAGCGACCTGGCGGGCGGTGTCATCACGGGCGAGCAGGCTGCGAGCACCGGCAGTGGTGATCAATTCAGACAGACGATCAGCCACAAGATGGTGCTGATTATTGCGCTCCTCGGCGATGATCGCCTCCACCAGCATGCGAAAGCGGGCGACGTCGCCACGCTGCTGCGCCTCGACCAGATCAATCACCAGGTCAGACCTCGCCATGGCCCCCTCCTTGCACAATGCCGCTCGCTCGATCATTGCAGATGCGCGCACCACCGCGGGTTCAGCGCCGCACAATGTGGTGCCCTCTAGCAGCGCCAAGAGCCTCCAGATAGCTGTCCGAGGATTCCTTGCCCGCTCAGCCACCGGCCCCGCGCTGGCTGGCCCACAAGCTGCCCGGAGGTGTCACTGGAGGCGCAGTGGTGTGCCGCTAGCGATCGTCGGCGCCCGGTTGCCTAGCTGACTGGTGTGGACGCGACACCCGTTCCAATCGGCGGGATGATCATCGAGTC
The window above is part of the Mycolicibacterium rutilum genome. Proteins encoded here:
- a CDS encoding pyridoxamine 5'-phosphate oxidase family protein — translated: MSTLDSSGNPHATAVTYAAAGEGTNLTLYITTRTTNIKVRNIRRRPQVAFVIPVPHRFLPMMPPAAIQFAGSAEILNHENADARGAFHADWFLRRILVAEERIVSQSAELCFIAVRPRRWLSTYGIGMSALDILRHPGDAIGRADLTGGN
- a CDS encoding heavy metal translocating P-type ATPase, producing MTNRDDHGVATSHPDRQAHHQFPSGHPDTHPHGEHHGHENHTGHTGHSGHGGDHVAQFRKLFWINLIIAIPVVAFSTMFAMLLGYDVPDFPGARWIAPLLGTVMYVVGGRPFLTGALNEIRSRKPGMMLLIGLAITVAFFASWGASLGLLHHELEFWWELALLIVIMLLGHWVEMRSLAQTTSALDSLAALLPDEAEKIDGDRTVTVSPADLNVGDVVVVRPGGSIPADGKIVDGRADMDESMVTGESRPVTRGVGDPVTAGTVATDSGLRVEITATGDDTALAGIQRLVTEAQNSSSRAQRLADKAAGWLFWFALITAAITAAAWTIVGDPDASVVRAITVLVIACPHALGLAIPLVVSIATERAARGGVLIKDRLALEGMRTVDAVLFDKTGTLTKGEPTVTAVEASGDDDGDTVLALAAAAETDSEHPLARAIVKAAEDRGLTVPRANGFSSSPAVGVTATVDGHEIRVGGPRLLEEVGAQEVPAATAWRDEGAIILHVIRDGKVLGGLRLADEIRPESREAVDALHKLGVHVVMITGDAEAVANSVGHELGIDRVFAGVRPEDKASKVAALQHEGKKVAMVGDGVNDAPALAQADVGIAIGAGTDVAIASAGVILASSDPRSVLSVIELSRASYRKMKQNLWWGAGYNLISVPLAAGVLAPIGIVLPMSVGAILMSLSTIVVALNAQLLRRLDLAPEASTRAVLNR
- a CDS encoding heavy metal-binding domain-containing protein, whose translation is MNAAGRLTAFGAGLAVAFTAAYVTAAAVVPDTTATIAQAQTSDAAADHSAPLTEQTSPVVPFADPPGLSLAEGGYVLSPVRSPSAPDDRGTLSFTIVDPGGTPLLDYATVHDKQLHLIVVRSDGQHFAHVHPWLDAATGTWSTPWTWNAAGTYRVFTDFQPAGAGSAKLTLTRTVQVAGVFVPAVPSATRTVDEIAGYTVKLDGALTAGVSRQLTATVTRDGRPVMTMQPYLGAYGHLVALREGDLAYLHVHPEGAEPVPGGTGGPAVSFAATAPTAGRYLLYLDFKVQDTVHTASFVVDAAPGGANEPAPEPSRDAGHAGGH
- a CDS encoding heavy metal translocating P-type ATPase gives rise to the protein MTTSTPVSGSSVELRIGGMTCASCANRIERKLNKLDGVAATVNYATEKATVTVPDGYDPALLIAEVEKTGYTAALPTPGTPMPSDTSGDTPHAVDTPDPELASLRHRLRASAVLTVPVVAMAMIPALQFTYWQWASLTLAAPVVVWAAWPFHRAAWANLRHGTATMDTLISLGTVSAFLWSLYALFLGSAGTPGMKHPFVFTLAPSHGSANIYLEVAAGVTTFILAGRYFEKRSKRQAGAALRALLDLGAKDVSVLRDGAETKIAIEELVVGDEFIVRPGEKIATDGVVVSGSSAVDASMLTGEAVPVEVAAGDTVVGATVNAGGRLLVRATRVGSDTQLAQMAQLVERAQTGKAEVQRLADRISGVFVPIVIAIALITLGAWLGAGFSVAAAFTAAVAVLVIACPCALGLATPTALLVGTGRGAQIGVLIKGPEVLESTRKVDTVVLDKTGTVTTGKMTLVDVITTPETERAELLRLAGALENASEHPIAQAVAAAAAEELHALPVPQDFANVEGKGVHGIVDGHAVVVGRESLLADWAQHLSPDLSHAKTRAQAQGKTVVAVGWDGQARGVLVIADTVKPTSAQAISQMRDIGLTPVLLTGDNEAVARQIAAEVGIDDVIAEVMPEGKVDVIARLQAEGKTVAMVGDGVNDAPALAQADLGLAMGTGTDVAIEASDITLVRGDLRSAIDAIRLSRETLSTIKTNLFWAFAYNVAAIPVAALGMLNPMLAGAAMAFSSVFVVGNSLRLRRFTTTSADTTS
- a CDS encoding metal-sensitive transcriptional regulator; the encoded protein is MTHADNTRHCPSTGTTHHGYITDKDKYLKRLKRIEGQARGISRMIEEERYCIDILTQTDALTKALQGVALALLDDHLRHCVRDAAATGGPAADAKLTEASEAIARLVRS
- a CDS encoding YHS domain-containing protein, translating into MSDIQNSTSGCCCSGTADKIDTSAIDPTVRNLLDLGSQNETTCPVMPGTPVNKTVAEAAGLFRDYRGRRYWFCCKGCGPRFDRDPDKYAAVA
- a CDS encoding heavy-metal-associated domain-containing protein produces the protein MSTSTYAVAGMTCGHCELSVREEVSEVAGVEDVEVSAKTGILIVTSSRPVDDAQILNAVDEAGYSAVRVA